The sequence below is a genomic window from Coffea arabica cultivar ET-39 chromosome 8e, Coffea Arabica ET-39 HiFi, whole genome shotgun sequence.
AGGTCCcatttggcaagtgagttttttggatgtttatctaaaatttgtattgtaatttactgtagaagttgtaaaaaaattttttgaagtgtataaACATATGGATATTTCGAAGtatatggtttaaaaaatttgagaagttttttaaaattattatagttaaaattattaaaacacTTGTAGCAGATAAACTTGATAAAAAACTTGCTTAATATCTTCATATAACTGTGATTTTAGTGCATAATCTACgaaaattttcctttcctaTTCTATCTTTTGTCCCTGCTGACCTCGGGTCCTGACTGCCATTGTTCAACCTTCACTTTATTCAATTAGTACCCTCAAAATTAACTTCCAAGTTCCAGCAGGTGGAAAAATTTCTAAGATGGAATTTAGGTCCCCCACATTCAAAAGTTTATTACTACTACACACCCATAAATGTCATGCAATAATTTCACTCTGCTTCTATAGGCCCACCAAGTTCATTGAATTATTGTACTACTTCCCAGCGAGGAAAGTCACGATCAATTTCACTCTACTTTCTCCTCTAAGTAGTCCCATCTCCCTTGCTAAAAATCTTGCACTTGCAAAATAACTGGCCAAACAGTCCAATGCAAACTACATCTGATTAATTGTAATTCTCTAACTCGAGCAGTATGAACTAATCAACTCTGTACTAATATGAATGAAGAAACTTTTTCTTGTTGCGGTCAATTTTAAACAGCATATATAACTTTGCAATTAAGGCTAAAGATTAGACTGAAAAAAGAAATAGTGGGCATACTCAGTGTCTTGtccattaaattttttttggtaaaataaatatttaaatggttTTAACGCTAATAACCACCACAACTCAAGACACGTCCCAAAATCATACatttagggatggcaatggaaCGAGTTTGAGGTGGAGGAATCCTCACTCGTCCCCCATCCCGACTAACCTCGTTACTCTCGCAGGTGCACCTGTCCTGCCCCAATaccatttttagtttttatttagtcttattttttctctttatatatatatataatgctaGTAATAATTTTattgatcatttttttttaatttttagcaaaaaatcCAGCAATCGCTGTGAAAAGTATGGATGTCAGCTTCTTTAAAGAAGCATCGATGTCCATGATGTTGAATTAGTGCTTATTGAGTTAGTTGTTGGAAAGGAACACAGCGAAATGACTCATTCTCTGAAAGCTTTCAATGGTTGAATGTTATCCATCAACTTCTGTTTCAGAACTCAGAACAATGTGATTCAAATTAGATAAGGCAAGCATTTGAGGATGAAATCCATAAGTTTGTTAGAGTTTTAGTTAACTGCATTTAATTTGATCCGAGAAAAGGTCATCCATGCTAAAAAGTGTACAAAATGTTGAGCTAAAGATGTGTCCTCGCAAATGATTCAGGACTGGTGGGAATTTGAATTTGGCTTTCCCAGCATggatgatttttccttttgttgatCTTCAGAACAGTGTTTCCATATCCACTAATTGGGATACTTATAACGTTTAGATATAAGAATACCATTTATAATACTTATAACAAGACATAATGGAAGCCCAATACTCCCCACGAACTACGGGCGCATGCACGAATTGATCTTTTAACTAGTGAACATAGATGGGTTAAGTGCACACAATTCCTTTATGTTTTGCAGGTAGTGGCATTTGAACACAGAAAATCAACATATTTTAGGGTTTGTTTGCTTGGATGTAAAATCTTTTCAtgggaaaaatattttcattgaAAATCATTTTCGGTTgaacatttgtttttttttataattattttcagATCTTTGATTCCCTTCCTGAAAATTTTGGCTTCATATATTACGCACTTTTCTCTTCAACTTGTACCGATCTTCCACTCTATTTTACCACTGCTTCCCACGTACCCAACTCCCATTACACAACTAGTATTTTGACCAATGCTAAGCACGAATTTATATttaatacaataataataataataataataaataaattattttttattaattacacgaaaaaaaaaagttaagaaataaaaaaagtgCTACTTTTGTATctaatttttattgtatttatgtacattgtctaaaactttaaagtatattaaaaaatatgaacAAAGATCACAAAAATACCTAAAGAAATATTAAAAGTGCATCAAACACAACATTATTaacccccccccctcccccctccaTGTTCTTCCTCTTTGTGCCACTTTCTCTTAACATTCCACTACTCTTCATTACCCTCTTTCTTACCTTCTTAATTCAAACTTCCCACATTCCTCCAACTTTTTTCTCTCCCACAAACTCTACCTTCCCTTCACCCTACTCTGCTTTTTTCAAATTGCGCAATCTCTTACTAATTTCGTAATCTATTTACTGCCATCCTATTGTTCTTTCCACCCATTTATAGTTATAAATAGTGACCAATTTTGCAACTTGTTCTTGAACAAATGAGTTTGGGTATGCCGTCTACTTAGGTTCAAATGGATAACCTAATGACACCCATTAATTAGTGACTATTAAATGGAAGGAATGGGATCACTTATTTAGAGCTAATTAAATTAGATGTAGATTCAAATTCAATCGTTAGTAAGTAAATTTAAATCACTACCAATTCAATAATTATACTCTACTTTTTGCAAAGGCATATTTAATGTTCTTTTCCTATTCtttaattttcattattttaatttttgttaaatttcatCCTACTTCCTCCTCCCTTCCATCAAAGTTTTAATGAACTCCTTGagtgttaattgatttgtaacATTCACACCTAAATTATTTTTAGATTCTTATAGAGtgataaaatttgaaactcCTTATGATCACCACTATTGATTCTTCCatgtaatttgagaattttggcaaagtaaaaaatgaaaaagttccTGAGCCATATTTGAGAAATTTCAACTTACTAGGTTAATAATTATAAATGCTGCTCTTACGAGAGAATCATAGAATGATTCAACAAAAACATTTCAACTTAAGTGTGTTTCGATAGCCATTATTTGGCTTCAAATTATTTGTTTGCATCACAAACATAATTTTCAaaacacctttttatctttccaatcaattttttatctcacatacattacatcacaaaaagtgttacagtaattattccaaataatcccCTAtccaataagaaaaaaaatcatatattCAATAATTTTCAGCGCGATCATATGGTTGTAACTACAAATAACCTACCAtgaaaatacctatttttaGCTTCATTTCATCATGTGAATTTCTCGTGATTTCATTTTAGCAtccttattttttaattaaaataatCTTGTGAAAAAGCTTCCTgtataagcaaaaacaaaagaagaatacaCAATGGCAAATTTTAGTTCATAGTTAGCTTCCATGTTCgtgaaaaattttctaggatGGAATCTAAATTGTGTCCCCCATGTTCAAAGTTTATTACTTTCAAAATCAAATCGCAAGTAACTTGTCAGTTATGACTTTCAATTCTTTAGTTGGCACATTAACAAAAAATTACACAAATTACAGTAgttaaaacacacacacacacacacacacacaaaaaggcATATACTACACTTTTTCGTccatcatttatttacttttgcaaGAGACCCCACGGACAGCTAAGTCTTTCTAATAGTTTCCACGAATTTGCATTTTAGGTTCATTTGCAGACAGGGCACCTTCGTCTTTCAAAATCAAGTCGTTTTCTGGCTTCTTCTTTTTAATTTCCATCATTTTGCTTTAGGGTGTTCTTTCCTTCTTGACAATTAACACTTCATTTCCCTACAGTTTCTTTCTTCCGAGGAACCACTATCGTGGATCATGGGTGAAGAAGCAACACAGTATCACTACAAGTAAAAGAgtacaaaagagagagagagcacgAGACCCTATAAAATAATTCCAAGGTCCAAATGTATCTAAAACTAAAAACACTtgagatctttttttttttttttggaagcatAACACTCGAGATTTTAAAGAAGCACACAAATGTCTTATAAAATCAAAATTCCTAAAGTTTAGGATAATGTTAGAATACTTCAGAATTTTGCTATACCCTCTTTTTCGTATGGATTGACCCACTAAAATTTTAAAGCTATTTAATTGAACCATTCCGTCTAGTTAGTGGTTAAAAAGCTGGGAACTTATAAAACACAGCAGCACATTGCAATTAGTGGGGAACTTTTGTAACTTCGTTAATGAAAAATAGTGTGCTTTATGATTATCCTATTTGAAGTACTGCTCTATTGCTTTATAATCaatttagtatttttctttatttgagcTGTTtaattattctctttttttaaaacaactcCCGTACTCTAGattctaaaagaaacaaaatttttccaatCTCTGTGaattcgaccctacttaccaCTATATACAAAATATGTACTTTTATTAGAATAGATTTTTATTATTACATAGGCCCGACACTTGTCAACTATCCCCTTCCAGTTTGTCTTTTTTTTCTCATGGtatttttttctagtttttggttGCTTTTAAGAAAGAAAGATATGGATTAGAATTTTATTAATGTCCTTGAAATCAGAAATGCACCCAAAAATTTGTGGAGCTAATCAACTTATAAATATTGGTAAGACTAAAAACTGCTTAGACTCTATTATATATTTAGAAAATAATGGCCAacaatattaaattattaatgTGTGCCCCTAAAAAAACAAAGTGAAAAAATGACTTTTGACTTTCTTTAGTTGGCGTGATTTATCATTCCAAATCCTCATGGCAAATATTAACCCAAAATTACagtaatttaaaataaaatgcacattgacacacacacagagacacACACAAATAAACACAAGGCATATAAATATAAACAATCTTCCTCTTGCAAGATGGTGCAATGGCTGCTCCTTTATCCGTTCGAAGAACCCACAGTCAATTAAATATCCCTGAAGAGTGAAGACTCCACTGACTAAAAAAGTCTTCATGAtaatttcctcatttttgcattttaggCAGCTTCTTTTGTCGGTAAGGCAGCTTCGTCTTTCATAATCAAATCGCTGTTTGgcctttttctttaaatttccaTCCTATTGCTttagtttttttcttcctttttggaCGATTATGGCTTCATTTTCCCACCGATTTCTTTCTTCTGATTAGTGATTACGATATATATTTTCTAAGCATTTCATCCTTAACTTTTTCACACGATTTTGACAATTCTTCTGTAGTAACAGGATCAAGATGACAAACTCTtacaaaagaattaaagaatATGGTTTTAGTTGTCGCAGGATTCAAGTAGCTCGAGTAATTGACATCCAAGTTATGACTAGCAACAAGTTTCACCGgtgaattttaaatatttaactAAAGTAACTGTTTTGATATAGGAATCTGCAAAAAGGTAATAACAGCAAAAGCCAATAAAAgaattccttttttgttttttagttGGGATTGCATGGATAGAATATTACTTAGAAAAACTTGTGTATTATTCACTGTAGCATGTTTTGTAGTGTAATATATTTAAGATAAATAAGtaattgtaaaaaataaatattcttTTAGAGTCATCACAATGATACGTAACACAACTGTCCCACAAATTAGACATCATTGCATAAGTAAATCAGTAAAGGACAGATTCACATGTGAATATTGTCTGGAAGTCTTTGCAGAATCAAAGACTTGTAAGTTCAGCCCCACACTTTTATATTAACAGATCTGAATGCGGTTTTGATTTGTTGACCAATAGTACTGAATCACACATTATTAAAGTTCATCATATTACGAACCGATGACCAACTctaatttcttccttctctgtACAAGGTCAAGGAGCCTCTCTTCCTTTCCTGATATTCCCAAGTTAAAGAAAAGGGCTGAAAATGGCAGAAACAGTTCTCTCTTTTGTGTTAGATCAGCTCTCAATTTTTCTGCTTGAAGAGGGCAGATTATTGGGAGGGCTTCGCCAAGAGGTTCAACTCATCAGCGATGAGTTGGGGCACATGAGATCTTTCCTGGGAGTGGcagaaacaaaggaagaagatgCAGATCCCAGGATGCAAGAATGGATCAAGCAAGTACGAGAAGCAGCTTATGACACTGAAGATGTTCTTGATGAATTCGTAGCTCGCTTTGCTCACCATCATGCAACAGGGTTCTATGGCTCTGTTAGGAAAATTTTCAACTCCGTGAAGACTTTGCGAGCTCGTCGTAAGGTTGCTGAGCAAATACAGAGCATCAAGGCCAGAGTAAAGAATATATCTGAAGGGCATCAGAGATACCAATCAGAATTCGGCGGTACTACCCAAGCGGCGGAGTCTCTTGCTGCTGTTAACAACACAACATGGCGCTATAGCAGGGATGATGCACTTCTCGTGGAAGAAGCTGAACTAGTTGGCATTGACCACCCCAAACAAAAGCTAATTTCTCAACTACTCGAAGGGGATGATTCCCAGCTCAAAGTCGTTTCTGTGGTTGGCATGGGAGGACTCGGAAAAACTACCTTAGTCAAAAAAGTCCACGAAGATTTAGGTATTAGAAGGCATTTCCCAGTTCGTGCCTTTGTAACTGTCTCTCAACCATGCAACTTCCAGGAGCTCCTGAAAGACTTGACTCGGCAGTTACACAATGATTTGAAGAAACCAGTTCCAGAATCGATTGAGACAATGACTGCAATTCAGCTGAAACAATGTGTTAAAGATTTTCTTCAACAAGCCGGAAGGTATGCAATTGTGTTTGATGATGTATGGGATGTGGAATTCTGGAATGCGATTAGATTTGCACTGCCCGAAAATGGCTATGGCAATCGCGTCATGCTAACAACACGAAAAGCCGATGTAGCCTCTGCATCTTGCAACAAATCTCAAGATTATGTCTACAAAATGGTGCCCCTGTCTTTCGAGGATTCATGGACCCTATTTTGCAACAAGATCTTCAAAGGAAATGGTTGTCCTGCCCATCTAACAGATGTTGCAAAAGGTATATTGGGGAAATGTCAGGGATTGCCCCTTGCGGTTCTTGCAATCAGTGGGCTTTTGGCTTTGAAAGACTTGAATATTTCAGAGGAATGGGAGATGGTTCGACGCAGCCTAGCGGGTGAATTAGAAGGCTCTGGTATGCTGGACAGGGTCAAAAAGATACTTTCTCTCAGTTACAATGATCTGCCCTGCCATCTTAAGTCCTGTTTGTTGTATTTAAGCATTTATCCAGAGGATTTTGAAATACGTTGTGGCAGACTTGTTCAATTATGGTCAGCTGAAAGATTTGTGGGTAAGAGAGAAGGAATGACAATGAAAGATGTAGGCTACAATTACCTCAGAGAACTGGTCAATAGGAGCCTAATTCAAGTGACTCAAAGTTTGTATGAAGGAATCCCCTACGCTTGTCGAATCCATGATCTAGTGCGAGAAGTTGTTCTTTCCAAGGCAAGGGAACAAAATATGATCGCAATTACTACTGGACAATACACAAAGTGGTTGTCTGAGAAGGTACGCCGTTTGGTAGTCCACAGTAGCAGCAACAACACCGAGCAGCACCAAGAAAGCCAATGTTATAGCTTTAACCACCTTCGATCCTTTATTACGATTGAATCCATGAATCCACTGATATCCAGAGCCTTGTTATCAGAAGTTTTAAAGAGTGGCAGATTGTTAAAGGTTTTGGATTTGTGTGATGAAAAGACATTGGAGGAACTCCCAAATGAGATTTTCAACTTGTATCATCTCAGGCATCTGAACCTATGTAGGACAGGGGTTAAAGCAGTCCCGAAATTCATAGGAAAGCTTCGAAATTTGGAGTATTTGGATTTGCGTGAAACTGAAGTCAAGGAATTACCCGTGGAAATCCTGAAGCTACAAAAGCTTGAGCATCTTATGGTATTCAAAAAAGTTGATTCTTCTGATGAGAGTCATGGATATCATGGGTTTAAAGCTCCATCAAAATTGGGAGGGCTTCTTGCACTACAATCATTAACAACCATAGATGCCAGTAGCGGATCCGTAATAGTTAAAGAGATAGGAACATTGACTCAATTAAGATGGTTAGGGATTTCAAATCTGAGAAGAGAAGATGGAAAGGAGCTCTGCTCCTCCCTTGCCACCCTCACTAGTCTTCGGCAACTACACATTGCTTCAATTAGAAATGATGGTGCTGGTTATGAGGTAATGGATCTGGATCATTATCATCAACAACAACATTCTCTTTCATCTTCGATGCCTTCTTCATTTCTCCAATCTCTTCGTATGCTAATATTGCGTGGCCGCTTAGAAAAGATGCCACAATGGATAGCTCATCTTCAAAGCTTGGTAAGAATAGATTTGAGGTGGAGCCGTTTAAGGGTTGAAGAGGATCCGCTTGAACCCCTCCGCCATTTGCCAAATTTGGCAACTATTCAATTTTTTGGATCTTACCAAGGAGAGGGGTTGTGTTTCAAGGCTGGAGGATTCCCGAAGTTAAAGGATTTGTGCCTAGAGAAATTAGAGAAGTTAAAATGGCTGAAAGTGGAGGACGGTGCATTACCCAATCTCCACGTACTGTTTCTGGATAGACTTCCATTGCTAGAGGAGTTACCTTTGGGAATTCAGCACTCAAGGAATCTTCGAAAGCTGTATTTGTCTGAGTTGAGTTCTCAACTGATGGAGAAGCTAGAGAATCTAAATGAAGAGACTGAAGATTATAGAAAAATTGCACACATTTCTGAAGTTGTCATTGTATTGTGGACAGATGAGGAGGGATGGAGACTGCACCGGCTGTGGGGGAAGAAGATGTAAATATTTCCTTCCTATTTCTTTTCGTTTGTTTTTTGTCCGTTTGTTTGTAACTTCTGAGTTTATAATTTGCTTTATCTTTTATCTTATTGTATAAATATTGTATTGCATAATCTTGTTTATATATGGTATTGCACtctatattttttgtttttgcttgtttattttttttctctaattGTTTAGCAAATAATTTAGAGGGTGCAGGTTAGAAGTGCCTTAGCATCTTGCacacaatttcaaaattaaaacATGAAGCCCACATCACACAGACGTATTTGTTGATGAATGCggaagtataaaaaaaaaagcaaataatagtgctttgtttggaaagcaatttttctccaaaaaaaaaaaaatttaagttttttgtgaatatattttttaatcacctttttatcacaCATGCATTAAATCATTACAACgcatttttatataaaaattctagaaaataacaatccaaatgaGACTTTTAGTGTCCTTAAAACACAAATACTTCTCGACAAATACCATGGCGTTATATAACAAACTAACGTGTTGGAAGTGGAAGAGTCCTTGAACAACACAGAGAAATAGGAAAGCTCAGGTCTAGTAATTATGGCCTCGGATTAATAATATTGAAGTTTCAGGAAAGAATTGAGAGTACTCTAGAAACATAAAGCCTCAAACCTTGTGCGGCTATTCTTTGCTTAGCCCTAaatcaattcattcaatagaTGCAATTCGTGCCAGTGATCGTTGGTGCAACTGATGGACAAGAAATCTATGATCTAATAGAGCTCAAATTACTTCAATTACTGAAGGCCTGTTTAAACTTTCATGCAGCTTTTGATGAAAAGCCATAAAATAGTCTTTTTCCACGCTGCAAAAGACATACACCTAAAGGAAAAGATTACACAAGACATGACAAAGCATCTCAGATTGTTGTACAGTCTGCCCCTCCCTGCAAACTATGCACAAGGCTACCACTTAAATCTCAGTGTGTACCAAATAGAAAGCAAATGATTGTTGGTATCAATTACCAAAAGTAAGCTAAATGTTGACGTGCCATTTGAAGAAGCATCTGTGTGAGTGTGTGCAGAACTCTAGAGAGAGTGTATGAGATTTATATTTTACAAGTCATGTAACTTGTAACGATGCCTACAACTATCAAAATTATGTATTTATATCATATCTAACCAAATTCCTTGCATCCTATGCATCATAGGATGGTTTTCCCTGCAAATTCCTAGAAAGTTCTATGCAAACGTAGGATGCTTTTCCATGCAACACTTTCCGAGAAAAATTCTATGCAAACAACTCAAAGGGAAGAAGGTCAACCCAATACCAGGAAGGATTCACACGATTCAGATATTGCCGCATCATGGATCTGATTCATGTGTCTCTATCCTTCAAGTTGACTAAACCAGTCTGTAATTGTTCTTGTGAGGACTCTAGTGTCATTCAAAGAAATTGTCTTGAGGCCTTGAGCAACAGCATCTACAGGCGAGTATATATCTCCCACTTGCCATCTAGGTTCCTGATCGtccaacaaaacaaaatttcagCATAAATGgagaataaaaagaagaaattttagTTAAGAGAACAATCGTTGACCATGTCATTTTCTGAATCTTGATTGTTCTGATTACCGTGCcactttccaattttttttatcaaaagtaACTTAAAGATCATGCTAAGTAATACATACACAATTGGCACAAGATACAAGGCGCAGCACAACATGTCAGCATAAATTCCCAGAAAGCAAAGGACTAAAGATTATGATACAAAAGGAGCACAAAGTTACTGCAGCATACCTGTATGCAAGGTGTAATATGAGTTCCATTCAATATTATTTTCTGTAGTTTTCCACCAATAGATTCCACTCGAGGCTTCAGTGTCTCTTCAAGGAGATCAGTCTGATCAATTGCATCAACATTGAACTTGACCTGAAAAAAGAATCAGATAGACTTAAAAGTGAACATTGAAGTTGGAGCAATTCAATCAATTCTGGTACTTGAATAACATGCTCAAACCAGTAATGTATGCTGAACATTGTATGACTTCTGGAAACAGTCAAGATTCTCAGAGGGTGTTGGCCTGAACTCCGAAATTCCTTCAGCAAGCTgaagtaacatccatttgaggCAGTTTGAGTATTAGAGAATGACCAGAAGAAAGAAAGAGCGACAAAGCCATTTCACCATTTGACAGAAAAATGATGGAGATATAGACATGTTCAGCCACAAAGGTGGCAGGATTTGTTTTCCAGGTCGGATAGACATCATCATGTAAGTGGGGTGTCACCTGATTAAAAACAGCCGGCAACTGATCAACAAACTTGTTGACTGACACTGCCACTTCTGGATCGTAATCTGGAATCATGGTTCCAAAAGTATCAAGTAGTACCTTCCATGCATCTGCTGTATATTAGTATCAATGACAGGAGAAGGCATTAGAATCAGAAAGATGACACAAGCAATTATTCAACCAAATCAGCCATATGTCTTCAATCAAATGAAGCATTGTATCATACCTATGAAAAAAATCCCAATTTGATTTTAAAACCAGTACCAGGATATTTTCATTACTACTTGAAGGCTTGCCTTGGTTTACAGAGATACCTTATATTTGGTAATTGTGAAACTTGGGGAGGATTTaataaaagtttcaaaaataataatttcaaaACTTGGTAATTGTCACTCTTGTGCTCTATTGCTTCTTCATGAATAATAAAGTACACGAAATATAACCTAACATTGTTTGCAAGTAAATATCTCTGTATTCCCTAAGACCCTAAAAATAATATTCTACTCCCTCGACACAAAATAGAAGACCGATGTTTTAGATGATCTAAAGCCTGACATCAAAACACTTCATGCATTAAGTTTCTCTTCTTGATAAAGCCCAGTTTTCAAGCATCATTCGGCATCGCATTGTTATAAAAGCTTTATGCACCATTAGCTTGATCAAGGATTAAATGAATACACTACTTGAGAAACAACATTATGTGGGTTATGTGAAGGAAGGACTTAGGAGGACTCGTAGATTACAGCCTCGCATGTGCAGACACCACAACAATCAGAAAGAGAGGGTGGGTTCAGGAAAATAATGTTTAGGCCACACAAGGAATTAACTGTTAGTAAACATTTgcaaaattaagaaaaagaaatcaaatgcAAGAGTACAAATTCAATTATAGTTaataattcattttctttttctaatttctaaTTATTAAGTTTTGTACAAACcgaaaaaattatattttgttgTTACTGCTACACTTGCTATCTACAATGAAAATGCACGTATTAACATTTGAAAGTTGCAATGAAGTACACTCTCTGCAACATGTCAAATAACGTctcttttttttagtgtaagtggAATAAAATAATGTCCCATTTTCTGTTTAATGCAGATATTGTTGAGGCCTCTTTCAAAGCATTAAAATGGAATCAGGACCAAAGAGCACTTGTATGCCTGGGTAATCTTGCGTATGTTTCAAGGCCTCAGAAAATAACATTTGCACGAAGATTCTCTTTTAGCATATCTATAAGGAAATCAAGGGTAGAGACACTTCAGCAAACTATAGTTCCAAATAATTGGTCTTCAGGAATCCAAAGAGTTGCACAGGACAGGGAATTAGTATAAGATTAAATCAAAGTGGTGGTACCTATTCAAATTTTGTCCAATACGGTAGATGTACTCATCCTCCATTACATTAACAGAAGGTTCGTTTTCCGAATagaagagaaaatgaaaaaggtAAATAAACATTGGCAAGAATGTCACAACAGTCAGACGAACTACTCAATTAAGTGCAGATAGAAAACTACGCAACCATGTTGAGTGCAGATCGTCAATCTGTGGATAATAAAGTTGGTACCTACAACTAGAAGCTTTGATTTGGCTACAAATTCATGATATCCACACATTAGTAGCTCCACAAGTATTTGTGTCGACACAAATTGTAGGATACAATTTCTACAGCATGCCTTGCTAGTTTCTGAAAAGCCTAAGACCTACCCCTCATTCTTGAGCTATCTATGACCGTCAATAGAGTTCTTCTATATAAACCACCTCATAGGTAACCAGTTTTCCACTCTGTTGTTTAACACCCTTATACAGAACTTAACCCTAAAAAGTTAGACTAACTCAAAGAAAATAGTTCTACACTATCACTGCAATTTacaatagataaataaaacagAACAGGAACATTCCCTACCACCCCATCCCTTCTTGCACTCCACCAATACTCATCAGTCTACAACACAAATTCCTCCACCTAACCCAAACTACAAGTTAGATCATGGGAAGGTGAGAGCAAAAATGACCTTCAAGAGTCCAAACAAAGCCACGCTGTTTCTCATCAAAGCTAATGTCAATGGTGATTATATTAACAACAGAGGGATTGATTTGGCAATTTCTCAGTAGCCCGCTTTTGTAAAGAGCATACAATTAATCCTGGGATTCAAAAGATTTCTATTAGACTAA
It includes:
- the LOC113704530 gene encoding disease resistance protein RPM1-like; this encodes MAETVLSFVLDQLSIFLLEEGRLLGGLRQEVQLISDELGHMRSFLGVAETKEEDADPRMQEWIKQVREAAYDTEDVLDEFVARFAHHHATGFYGSVRKIFNSVKTLRARRKVAEQIQSIKARVKNISEGHQRYQSEFGGTTQAAESLAAVNNTTWRYSRDDALLVEEAELVGIDHPKQKLISQLLEGDDSQLKVVSVVGMGGLGKTTLVKKVHEDLGIRRHFPVRAFVTVSQPCNFQELLKDLTRQLHNDLKKPVPESIETMTAIQLKQCVKDFLQQAGRYAIVFDDVWDVEFWNAIRFALPENGYGNRVMLTTRKADVASASCNKSQDYVYKMVPLSFEDSWTLFCNKIFKGNGCPAHLTDVAKGILGKCQGLPLAVLAISGLLALKDLNISEEWEMVRRSLAGELEGSGMLDRVKKILSLSYNDLPCHLKSCLLYLSIYPEDFEIRCGRLVQLWSAERFVGKREGMTMKDVGYNYLRELVNRSLIQVTQSLYEGIPYACRIHDLVREVVLSKAREQNMIAITTGQYTKWLSEKVRRLVVHSSSNNTEQHQESQCYSFNHLRSFITIESMNPLISRALLSEVLKSGRLLKVLDLCDEKTLEELPNEIFNLYHLRHLNLCRTGVKAVPKFIGKLRNLEYLDLRETEVKELPVEILKLQKLEHLMVFKKVDSSDESHGYHGFKAPSKLGGLLALQSLTTIDASSGSVIVKEIGTLTQLRWLGISNLRREDGKELCSSLATLTSLRQLHIASIRNDGAGYEVMDLDHYHQQQHSLSSSMPSSFLQSLRMLILRGRLEKMPQWIAHLQSLVRIDLRWSRLRVEEDPLEPLRHLPNLATIQFFGSYQGEGLCFKAGGFPKLKDLCLEKLEKLKWLKVEDGALPNLHVLFLDRLPLLEELPLGIQHSRNLRKLYLSELSSQLMEKLENLNEETEDYRKIAHISEVVIVLWTDEEGWRLHRLWGKKM